A DNA window from Shewanella baltica contains the following coding sequences:
- a CDS encoding ExbD/TolR family protein: MISADASPRSQAGIASPEQLPSLDLTALIDIIFIVLVFLLLTANTQLLSLPVDVPQSPSSAITAIDNKPTIAINIMATAPYWAIDSETFDDLATFTAAFTAHFNTMPEATVIIAADKAAPVEPLMQLLALLQTQSISQTQILMEH; encoded by the coding sequence ATGATAAGTGCAGATGCATCACCGCGCTCGCAGGCAGGCATTGCTTCGCCTGAGCAACTTCCGAGCCTAGATTTAACCGCGTTAATCGACATTATTTTTATCGTGTTGGTATTTCTACTGCTGACGGCAAACACCCAACTACTCAGCTTGCCGGTAGATGTGCCGCAAAGCCCAAGTTCGGCCATCACAGCAATCGACAACAAGCCAACGATTGCCATCAATATCATGGCGACAGCGCCTTATTGGGCAATCGATAGTGAGACATTTGATGATTTAGCGACTTTTACCGCCGCGTTTACCGCACATTTTAACACTATGCCAGAGGCGACCGTCATTATTGCCGCCGATAAGGCCGCGCCCGTGGAGCCCTTGATGCAACTGCTCGCGCTGTTGCAGACGCAGTCCATCAGCCAGACTCAAATATTGATGGAGCATTAG
- a CDS encoding hemin ABC transporter substrate-binding protein produces MLFQATKMSLKIDTSALGHPHKPKCAFNPLSRFKPLSKVVFIASAFAALLSSSVFSAESEHEIRLVSAGTGVTELVLALDAGNELVAIDSTSYVPDGLSHVAKLGYHRMLSAEGIIALSPTLVVGSDVMGPETTLSVLKQANIQVVQLPATNDEPQLMSNVDTLGQLLNRPDNAIKLKQDLHQQLQSLADKKQQISDAGAQPKILFMLLQEGRGARVGGKGTAADTIIALSGAQNIAEFDGYKSMSQEGILSLQPDIILLSKRSDKPAEQTNAQIAQELMKEMPLLAHTPAGKNGHIQTLAPQALLGGLGISAISAADTLASTLLKQNR; encoded by the coding sequence ATGTTGTTTCAAGCAACTAAAATGTCATTAAAAATAGATACTAGCGCCCTTGGCCATCCGCATAAGCCTAAGTGCGCATTTAATCCGTTAAGCCGATTTAAGCCATTAAGCAAAGTGGTATTTATCGCCTCAGCATTTGCAGCTTTGCTATCGTCCAGCGTCTTTAGTGCTGAATCTGAACATGAGATAAGACTCGTGAGTGCGGGCACGGGCGTCACTGAGCTCGTGCTCGCCCTCGATGCGGGTAATGAGCTGGTTGCCATAGATTCCACCAGCTATGTACCTGACGGTTTAAGCCATGTGGCTAAGCTTGGCTATCACAGAATGCTCTCCGCCGAAGGCATTATTGCGCTCTCGCCAACACTCGTTGTCGGCTCGGATGTCATGGGGCCTGAGACCACGCTCAGTGTATTAAAACAAGCCAATATCCAAGTTGTGCAGTTACCCGCAACGAACGATGAGCCGCAGCTAATGAGCAATGTGGATACCTTAGGTCAATTACTCAATCGCCCAGATAACGCCATTAAGTTAAAGCAGGACTTACATCAACAACTGCAAAGCTTGGCGGATAAAAAACAGCAAATAAGCGATGCTGGCGCTCAGCCAAAAATCCTCTTTATGCTGCTACAAGAAGGCCGTGGCGCACGGGTCGGCGGTAAAGGCACTGCCGCTGATACCATTATCGCGCTATCAGGCGCACAGAATATCGCCGAGTTTGATGGCTACAAAAGTATGTCTCAGGAAGGGATTTTGTCCTTGCAGCCCGACATTATCTTGCTGTCGAAGCGCAGCGATAAACCCGCCGAGCAAACCAACGCACAAATTGCCCAAGAACTGATGAAAGAGATGCCACTACTCGCTCATACTCCTGCGGGTAAAAATGGCCATATACAAACACTCGCGCCGCAAGCCCTTCTCGGCGGTTTAGGCATCAGCGCCATTAGCGCAGCCGATACGCTTGCTAGCACGTTGCTCAAACAAAATCGGTAA
- a CDS encoding FecCD family ABC transporter permease gives MFLNRWLWPSLVTLLALSCLLSVSTGPVSISLVDTLSAVLNWATQQNIGNIAPHEQLVINNVRLPRTLLALAVGATLAQCGAVMQGLFRNPLADPGIIGVSSGAALGAAICIVLLPNANPFMIPISAFVSGLITTLVVYRLASSPTGTSVVLLLLSGVAIAALAGAGIGMLTYLANDMALRDLTLWQMGSIAGAQWMYVSLCLVTLALLSWRFRQDAAALNALLLGESEARHLGIDVDRLKLRLILLCALGVGVSVAATGIIGFIGLVVPHLVRMMLGPDHRQLLPISALLGAALLALADIGARAFLPPAELPVGLVTALIGAPFFIFLLLQQRSKLI, from the coding sequence ATGTTCCTCAATCGCTGGCTCTGGCCCAGTTTAGTCACACTGTTAGCCCTAAGCTGCTTACTCTCGGTCAGCACAGGGCCGGTCAGTATCAGCCTAGTGGATACCCTAAGCGCGGTGCTTAATTGGGCGACCCAGCAAAACATCGGCAATATTGCACCCCATGAGCAACTGGTGATCAACAATGTTCGCCTGCCGCGGACATTATTGGCACTGGCAGTAGGCGCCACGCTCGCCCAGTGCGGCGCTGTGATGCAGGGACTGTTTCGTAATCCCTTGGCGGATCCCGGTATTATCGGGGTGTCATCTGGCGCAGCTCTTGGCGCGGCCATCTGTATCGTGCTGTTACCAAATGCAAATCCATTTATGATCCCCATCAGTGCCTTTGTATCGGGTTTAATCACCACCCTTGTTGTCTATCGCCTCGCCAGTAGCCCAACCGGAACATCGGTCGTGTTGTTACTGCTGTCGGGGGTCGCTATTGCAGCACTGGCAGGCGCAGGAATTGGCATGCTCACGTATCTTGCCAACGACATGGCGCTGCGTGACTTAACCTTGTGGCAGATGGGCTCGATAGCGGGTGCGCAGTGGATGTATGTCAGCCTGTGTCTCGTGACTTTAGCATTACTCAGCTGGCGATTTCGCCAAGATGCGGCGGCGCTCAATGCCTTATTGCTTGGCGAATCCGAAGCGCGCCACTTAGGGATAGATGTCGATAGGCTCAAGCTTAGACTTATTTTACTTTGTGCCTTAGGCGTTGGCGTAAGCGTCGCGGCGACCGGCATTATTGGCTTTATCGGCCTAGTGGTACCGCATTTAGTCCGCATGATGTTAGGGCCAGATCATCGCCAACTGCTGCCCATCAGCGCCCTTTTAGGTGCCGCCCTATTAGCCTTAGCCGATATCGGCGCTCGCGCCTTCTTGCCACCAGCAGAGTTACCGGTTGGGTTAGTGACCGCGCTCATCGGTGCGCCTTTCTTCATCTTCTTACTACTGCAACAACGCAGTAAGCTCATCTAA
- a CDS encoding heme ABC transporter ATP-binding protein, with translation MTATSYAESESRSDFELAPRAHLTHSANAQFERTELCISQLDVSIGQKTVLSDINVQFKPGAVTALLGPNGAGKSTLLKALCQEISTPRQSIRLGHSQLVDWPRRELAKSLAVLPQHASLTFPFTVSEVVAMGLYPLTISNKEGEALVAEQLAQVGLTHLAKRSYPTLSGGEKQRVQLARVLTQLSQSPFPPILLLDEPTSALDLAQQHRVLELAQNLAHQHAYTVIVVLHDLNQAARYSDQLIVLKQGRIVSEGTPAEALSVDTIREVWDYEPVYVPAPQGGHPLIF, from the coding sequence ATGACTGCCACTTCCTATGCCGAATCAGAATCAAGATCAGATTTTGAATTAGCACCTAGAGCACACCTAACTCATTCAGCTAATGCACAGTTTGAGCGCACTGAGCTCTGCATTAGTCAGCTCGATGTCAGCATTGGGCAGAAAACGGTGCTCAGCGATATTAATGTGCAATTTAAACCCGGTGCAGTAACCGCCCTACTCGGCCCCAATGGCGCGGGGAAATCGACGCTACTCAAAGCCCTTTGCCAAGAAATAAGTACGCCAAGGCAAAGTATCCGCCTAGGCCATAGCCAGCTGGTGGATTGGCCGAGGCGCGAACTAGCAAAATCCTTAGCCGTACTGCCACAGCACGCCAGTCTGACGTTCCCCTTTACTGTATCCGAAGTGGTCGCTATGGGTCTTTATCCCTTAACCATCAGTAACAAAGAGGGTGAAGCGTTAGTTGCCGAGCAGCTAGCGCAAGTGGGCTTAACCCATCTGGCTAAGCGCAGTTATCCAACTCTCTCTGGCGGCGAAAAACAGCGAGTCCAGCTCGCCCGCGTCTTGACTCAACTCAGTCAATCGCCATTCCCGCCCATACTATTACTGGATGAGCCAACATCGGCATTAGATCTCGCCCAGCAACACAGAGTGCTTGAGTTAGCCCAAAACTTAGCTCATCAGCACGCGTACACTGTGATAGTGGTACTGCACGACCTTAACCAAGCCGCTCGCTATAGCGATCAATTAATTGTATTAAAACAAGGGCGAATAGTGAGCGAAGGCACGCCAGCGGAAGCCTTGTCGGTCGATACCATTCGTGAAGTATGGGACTATGAACCTGTGTACGTCCCTGCACCACAAGGTGGACATCCACTGATTTTTTAA
- a CDS encoding DUF2956 domain-containing protein produces MKPTISTETQQEALVAAKATQKPGQTKEQTKLIAQGIEKGIAEYKKLLKAKARERDKVRKQQLKAKSRTVNDINDLDDADEAFDSQSQFTRATWVAIALLLLSWAGFAAYFFMT; encoded by the coding sequence ATGAAACCCACTATCTCGACAGAAACTCAGCAAGAAGCACTGGTCGCAGCCAAAGCCACCCAAAAGCCAGGACAAACCAAAGAGCAAACTAAGCTCATTGCCCAAGGGATTGAAAAAGGCATCGCCGAGTATAAAAAACTGCTTAAAGCCAAAGCCCGTGAGCGGGATAAAGTCCGTAAACAACAGTTGAAAGCGAAATCTCGCACAGTGAATGACATCAATGATCTAGACGATGCTGACGAAGCCTTCGACTCCCAAAGCCAGTTCACCCGCGCCACTTGGGTTGCCATCGCCCTACTACTGTTAAGTTGGGCAGGATTTGCCGCCTATTTTTTTATGACGTGA